One segment of Theobroma cacao cultivar B97-61/B2 chromosome 9, Criollo_cocoa_genome_V2, whole genome shotgun sequence DNA contains the following:
- the LOC18589378 gene encoding aspartic proteinase CDR1 codes for MDSTPPPFAVLFPLLLLTLPNFLALPNSATRIASTMKPRRLHAKLFHYNSIFSPTYNPSDTVVDHATYMVQNSAARLAYLRSKVRTSLASSNDVQAHLDIDRGIFLVKFSLGQPPVPQLAVMDTGSTLLWVECKRCMGTKDCFDPSKSSSYAATSCEDAKCDSLPRKSCDTDSNQCKFSIAYENHFSTGGVLSTDQFTFETFDEGSVVVPNVSFGCSTTGGLSGRKFNGIFGLGDSPTSLVTKLGNKFSYCIGNMNDPEYSYNRLVIGDGADIEGYSTPFEMYKGLYYVTLEGASLGDIRLHFDPNVFKRTLHGSGGMIIDSGAELSYIPETEYSELYSNIRLLLDPFLQRVIYKTERWSLCYNGSVSRDLVGFPAVTFHLAEGADLVLDTGSLFYYKEPQVFCLAIHPVRSFEDIPEPDILSIIGIRAQQNYNVAYDLTNQTLYLQRMDCQLLDD; via the coding sequence ATGGATTCAACACCACCTCCATTTGCAGTATTGTTTCCCTTGCTCCTTCTAACCCTGCCCAATTTCTTAGCATTGCCTAATTCCGCCACAAGGATTGCCTCCACCATGAAACCTCGACGCCTACATGCTAAACTTTTTCACTATAactccattttctctccaacctACAACCCTTCTGATACAGTAGTAGATCATGCAACCTACATGGTGCAAAATTCGGCTGCTCGTCTTGCCTACCTACGATCAAAAGTTAGGACGAGTTTAGCCAGCAGTAACGATGTTCAAGCCCATCTTGACATCGATAGAGGAATCTTTCTTGTGAAATTTTCTTTAGGGCAGCCCCCTGTTCCCCAGCTTGCTGTGATGGATACTGGCAGCACACTGTTATGGGTTGAATGCAAGCGTTGCATGGGCACAAAAGACTGTTTCGATCCTTCCAAGTCCTCCTCATATGCAGCTACGTCATGCGAAGATGCAAAGTGTGACTCCTTGCCTCGCAAAAGCTGTGATACTGATTCAAATCAGTGCAAGTTTTCGATAGCATATGAAAACCACTTTTCGACTGGCGGAGTTCTTTCAACCGACCAATTTACCTTCGAGACATTTGATGAGGGCAGCGTTGTGGTGCCTAATGTGAGTTTCGGCTGTAGCACTACTGGAGGCCTAAGTGGGAGGAAATTCAATGGGATTTTCGGACTTGGAGATTCTCCAACATCTTTAGTCACCAAGCTGGGAAACAAATTTTCCTATTGCATTGGAAACATGAACGATCCGGAGTATAGTTACAATAGGTTAGTTATTGGTGACGGGGCAGACATTGAAGGTTATTCAACGCCTTTCGAAATGTACAAGGGCCTTTACTACGTAACCCTTGAAGGTGCAAGTTTAGGGGACATAAGACTTCATTTTGATCCCAATGTATTTAAGAGGACTCTCCACGGCTCTGGTGGAATGATAATCGACTCTGGAGCAGAGTTAAGTTATATACCGGAAACCGAGTATAGTGAACTATACAGCAACATCCGTCTCTTACTAGATCCGTTCCTCCAACGAGTTATATATAAAACAGAGCGCTGGTCATTGTGTTACAATGGAAGTGTGAGTCGAGATCTTGTCGGATTTCCCGCTGTAACATTTCATTTGGCAGAGGGAGCTGATTTGGTTTTGGATACAGGAAGCTTGTTCTATTACAAAGAACCACAAGTATTTTGCCTGGCTATCCATCCAGTTAGATCCTTTGAGGACATTCCTGAACCTGATATCCTCTCTATAATTGGAATAAGGGCGCAACAGAATTACAATGTGGCTTATGATCTTACCAACCAAACGTTATATCTGCAAAGGATGGATTGCCAACTTCTTGATGATTGA
- the LOC18589377 gene encoding uncharacterized protein LOC18589377, which yields MKAGQAWRLGNMGDMQILPGARHRPPLKRPIWIIFLVSLVSLFLVCAYIYPPRGNAACYVFSSRGCKALTDWLPPAPARELTDEEIASRVVFRDILNTPPVQSKNSKIAFMFLTPSSLPFEKLWDMFFRGHEGKFSVYVHASKGKPVHVSRYFLNREIRSDEVVWGKISMVDAERRLLVHALKDPDNQHFLLLSESCVPLHNFDYVYNYLMHANMSFVDCFVDPGPHGNGRYSEHMLPEVEKKDFRKGAQWFSMRRQHALIVIADNLYYSRFRDYCKPGLDGKNCIADEHYLPTFFQMIDPGGIANWSVTHVDWSERKWHPKSYRAQDVTDELLKNITSIDLSVHVTSDEKSEEQVQSCLWNGIRRPCYLFARKFYPETVDKLMMLLNF from the exons ATGAAGGCAGGTCAGGCGTGGCGACTAGGCAACATGGGTGATATGCAGATCTTGCCTGGGGCTCGCCACCGCCCTCCTTTGAAGAGGCCGATATGGATAATTTTCTTGGTTTCGTTAGTCAGCCTTTTTCTAGTTTGTGCTTATATATATCCACCACGCGGCAATGCTGCTTGTTACGTATTTTCTTCTAGAGGTTGCAAGGCTCTTACTGATTGGCTTCCTCCCGCTCCTGCAAGGGAATTAACTGATGAGGAGATTGCATCACGGGTTGTGTTTAGGGATATTTTGAATACACCTCCTGTTCAATCTAAGAATTCTAAAATTGCATTCATGTTCTTAACTCCAAGTTCACTACCTTTTGAGAAGCTTTGGGATATGTTCTTCCgt GGGCATGAGGGCAAATTTTCTGTTTATGTCCATGCATCAAAAGGAAAACCAGTGCACGTGAGTCGTTACTTTCTTAACCGGGAAATTCGCAGTGATGAG GTTGTATGGGGGAAAATTTCAATGGTTGATGCAGAGAGACGATTATTGGTACATGCTCTAAAAGATCCTGATAACCAACATTTTCTGTTACTTTCTGAGAG TTGTGTTCCGTTGCATAATTTTGACTATGTCTACAACTATCTGATGCATGCCAATATGAGTTTTGTTGATTG CTTTGTGGATCCTGGACCACACGGAAATGGCAGGTATTCGGAGCACATGTTACCTGAAGTAGAAAAGAAAGACTTCAGAAAGGGTGCGCAG TGGTTCTCCATGAGACGGCAGCATGCTCTGATAGTTATTGCTGACAATCTTTACTACTCTAGGTTCCGGGATTACTGCAAG CCAGGTTTGGATGGCAAAAATTGCATTGCTGATGAGCATTACTTGCCAACCTTTTTCCAG ATGATTGATCCTGGAGGTATTGCAAACTGGTCAGTAACACATGTTGACTGGTCTGAGAGAAAGTGGCATCCTAAATCATATAGGGCTCAGGATGTTACGGATGAGCTTCTGAAGAATATTACG TCGATTGATTTGAGTGTCCATGTAACAAGTGATGAAAAG AGTGAAGAGCAGGTACAGTCTTGCCTGTGGAATGGTATCAGACGGCCGTGCTACCTATTTGCAAGGAAATTCTATCCAGAAACCGTAGATAAATTGATGATGCTCCTCAATTTTTGA